Proteins encoded in a region of the Pocillopora verrucosa isolate sample1 chromosome 11, ASM3666991v2, whole genome shotgun sequence genome:
- the LOC131775523 gene encoding LOW QUALITY PROTEIN: vascular endothelial growth factor receptor 1 (The sequence of the model RefSeq protein was modified relative to this genomic sequence to represent the inferred CDS: substituted 1 base at 1 genomic stop codon): MSSCQEEFPLRFETEKNPSFGTMKIFSNSSWQKLCTSQWDEADENSTCMAMGYYNNGANDTWYAERGNATEMSTYYNCTIPTRCQNKQQFCKVPVRLNGANVEYGGRVEVFYKGKWAKICRNKWDFNDVKVICRQLGFEEALAEFIGSDIKAEGIPFAMSDVSCTGEEFELASCDRIDGKLNIPPQCQSDDKGSQALCQPKNKNVLKGVELYFEIGSGEKLHCSIHNKTNYARWVINGRKLEITNSTSQRIRAGDNGDLFIKDVQLSDGGIYECQRLEYVQYNIVYINARFTEKTLSQQTVIASESGIISCNADGKPNPQISWSKEGGKSLDPKRFTQISNGSLRIGFVKPEDDGTLTCTMKQTKGAKRVTSKDKNIRVRVIIRPEVYISGARNLIIEARNLIIEGSSVNLTCEAVAGWPEPQITWLKNNTLQGESLTLFFSEITKEDEGQYTCKAENEAGISTEDIDISVKVPPHVRNESRNLTIAFGYPFIRECYFRGDPQVYVNWTKDGVLISKNNTLVIRKAMFKDKGHYECSAKNDYGEANSSFWIDVAVSPQIIEPPINQSVTEGNSVNFSCRASGVPTPTLVWIFNNAELSSGINQTNHEGESFLEFLSVTKGMEGTYKCEAKNKANTTSSSATLRVYGKASVQVFPDQYPAITAGDNLTLTCNVNEETINVTWKKDKDSPPERAKIDTRFDDKKSTFAITEVEKEDSGVYSCEGRNKLGFVDRSFVKINIKGKLVFNTLWYYIGGSVAAATVISLIARYFCKRRRAGDVHFSVEGEDEVEMDQLNANTDGWEIAADRLNLREHIGKGAFGSVWRALLGRSRGRPGNRTVAAKCYLPISGEKGRKALLREIELLKLFGREGHENVVKFIGCVTVGAQPILIMEYLWRGDLLGYLRKSRGVFDQYHHGVGGVDHLTTYDMVLFAKQIAHGMTFLASRGIIHRDLAARNILLDEHRVCKLTDFGLAYQDFKYGPGNAKKGCIPIKWTAPEILFGHVEQLSTKSDVWSYGIVLYEIFTVGGIPYEGWSQSTTMKKIEEGYRLPKPEHIDDSLYAVMLNCWKYESASRPHFVKLYQTMDTYIKTKTYVDIFDDDKYDQNKYNFVDDRGAVANPEDAGPDELGAAAANPIGEVGEHGATAHPFVVAVDDDATAFPFGINVGDEGAPATDPDREVGEHGATAHPFVIAINDGAQAFPFAINVPEKGAAAANLADEVGKHGAAAHPCVVAIDDVATAFPFAINLRDKGATAGNLAREVGKHGSTAHPPTVGIDDGATAFPLGIKIEEEGCAAYPFESDTKDMDAQAYSLESDTLPYLSENEEEDVDDSECPLAIEKEEIDPLPSSLVMDEDGLAASACPFVTDEENSDFLVCPLVVEEEDSNNSACSPVPGEEDLEATECLSVTEKEDPTSFARSANEVNKPDAPPFPCLIEEEDLDSLEYNPLIEKEGLSDSVFPPEIQTDDKEGVTSELENTVGYEGAVEFQSEKEAVEEEPKTCQLEYTKDEQDDLGNYMDDQSDAVDLFDGDAGVQEYDGNQLTAADIDETGSGXDEESSEATPLVQD, translated from the exons TTCCTGTTCGCTTGAATGGCGCAAATGTGGAGTATGGAGGAAGAGTGGAAGTGTTTTacaagggaaaatgggcaaagATATGTAGGAATAAATGGGACTTTAATGATGTCAAAGTTATTTGTCGTCAACTTGGCTTTGAAGAGGCTTTGGCGGAGTTCATTGGGTCAGACATAAAGGCTGAGGGAATACCTTTTGCAATGTCCGATGTCTCTTGCACCGGAGAAGAGTTTGAGCTTGCATCATGCGATCGCATCGATGGAAAGTTAAATATTCCCCCTCAATGTCAATCGGATGACAAGGGTTCTCAAGCGTTGTGTCAACCAA agaacAAGAATGTGTTGAAAGGGGTTGAACTCTATTTTGAAATTGGTAGCGGAGAAAAGCTTCACTGCTCTATACACAATAAAACCAATTATGCTAGATGGGTCATCAATGGGCGAAAGCTTGAAATAACAAACTCTACTTCTCAAAGGATCAGGGCTGGAGACAATGGTGATCTGTTCATTAAAGATGTGCAGCTGTCTGATGGAGGAATATATGAATGCCAGAGATTGGAATATGTTCAATATAACATTGTCTACATTAATG CAAGATTTACTGAGAAGACGTTGAGCCAACAAACCGTTATTGCGTCCGAGTCTGGCATTATAAGCTGTAATGCTGATGGAAAACCAAATCCACAGATTTCTTGGAGTAAGGAAGGAGGAAAGTCCTTAGACCCGAAACGATTCACTCAAATATCCAATGGTAGCCTGCGTATTGGTTTTGTAAAGCCTGAAGACGATGGAACACTCACTTGTACCATGAAACAAACTAAAGGAGCAAAGAGGGTCacaagcaaagataaaaacataCGAGTGAGAGTTATAA TTCGACCAGAAGTTTATATTTCTGGAGCACGCAATCTCATCATAGAAGCACGCAATCTCATCATAGAAGGAAGCAGTGTAAACCTTACGTGTGAAGCTGTGGCGGGTTGGCCTGAACCACAGATCACCTGGCTCAAGAATAATACATTGCAAGGAGAGAGTTTGACTCTCTTCTTTTCTGAGATAACAAAGGAGGACGAAGGACAGTACACTTGTAAGGCAGAGAATGAAGCAGGCATTTCTACCGAAGACATTGATATTTCTGTAAAGG TTCCACCCCATGTTCGTAATGAGTCTAGAAATCTCACCATTGCATTTGGCTACCCATTTATTAGAGAGTGTTATTTTAGAGGTGACCCACAAGTATATGTCAACTGGACCAAGGATGGAGTGCTAATTAGTAAAAACAACACCTTGGTTATTAGAAAAGCGATGTTTAAAGATAAAGGCCATTATGAATGTTCTGCTAAAAATGATTATGGCGAAGCAAACTCTTCCTTCTGGATCGATGTCGCAG taTCTCCACAGATTATAGAGCCTCCGATAAACCAGTCTGTTACTGAGGGAAACTCTGTGAACTTTAGTTGCCGAGCCTCAGGTGTGCCAACACCAACATTAGTCTGGATTTTTAATAATGCTGAACTGTCATCTGGTATCAATCAAACCAATCACGAAGGAGAATCATTCCTAGAATTTTTAAGCGTCACAAAAGGGATGGAAGGGACTTACAAGTGTGAAgcgaaaaataaagcaaatacaacTAGTTCCTCTGCAACACTGCGTGTATACG GAAAAGCCTCTGTTCAAGTTTTTCCAGATCAGTATCCAGCAATCACGGCAGGAGACAACCTCACATTGACCTGCAACGTCAATgaagaaacaataaatgtaacttggaaaaaagataaagactCACCACCTGAAAGAGCAAAGATTGATACGCGATTCGATGACAAAAAGAGTACATTTGCTATAACTGAAGTTGAGAAGGAGGACAGTGGTGTGTATTCTTGTGAGGGACGTAACAAGCTCGGTTTTGTTGACCGTTCctttgtaaaaataaacatcaaaggtAAGCTGGT TTTCAACACTTTGTGGTATTACATTGGTGGATCAGTGGCGGCAGCGACTGTCATTTCGCTAATTGCCCGGTATTTCTGCAAGCGTCGAAGGGCAGGTGACGTCCATTTTTCTGT TGAAGGGGAAGACGAAGTTGAGATGGATCAGCTGAACGCTAACACAGACGGATGGGAGATTGCAGCTGACCGCCTGAACCTTCGTGAGCATATTGGCAAAGGGGCATTTGGTTCAGTGTGGCGAGCGCTACTGGGTCGTTCCCGTGGCAGACCTGGAAATCGCACAGTTGCTGCGAAATGCTACCTAC CAATCTCCggagagaaaggaaggaaggccCTGCTGAGAGAGATCGAGTTATTAAAACTCTTTGGAAGGGAGGGccatgaaaatgttgttaagtTCATTGGTTGTGTCACGGTTGGAG cTCAGCCAATACTTATCATGGAGTACCTGTGGCGAGGTGACTTGCTGGGTTATCTCAGAAAATCCAGGGGGGTTTTCGACCAATATCATCATGGGGTCGGGGGGGTCGACCACTTGACAACATATGACATGGTGCTGTTTGCTAAACAGATCGCACATGGTATGACTTTCCTCGCGTCCAGAGGG aTAATTCATCGCGATCTTGCAGCTCGTAACATCCTTCTTGATGAGCATCGTGTCTGCAAGTTGACTGACTTTGGGCTCGCTTATCAGGATTTCAAATACGGCCCAGGAAATGCCAAGAAG GGATGTATCCCAATCAAATGGACTGCACCCGAGATTCTCTTTGGACATGTGGAACAGCTGTCAACCAAAAGCGATGT GTGGTCCTACGGCATCGTCTTGTATGAAATCTTCACTGTCG GAGGCATTCCTTACGAAGGATGGTCTCAATCCacgacaatgaaaaaaatcgaagaaGGTTATCGTCTGCCAAAGCCTGAACATATCGACGACAGTTT ATACGCGGTGATGTTAAACTGCTGGAAATACGAAAGCGCCAGCCGGCCACACTTTGTGAAGCTCTACCAAACAATGGATAcatatattaaaacaaag ACATATGTAGATATCTTTGACGATGACAAGTATGATCAGAATAAGTACAACTTTGTCGATGACCGTGGAGCTGTTGCAAACCCAGAAGATGCAGGACCAGACGAGCTAGGAGCAGCTGCAGCAAATCCCATCGGTGAAGTGGGTGAACACGGTGCTACAGCACATCCCTTTGTGGTTGCAGTGGACGATGATGCTACAGCTTTCCCTTTTGGAATTAACGTAGGAGACGAAGGAGCACCTGCAACAGATCCTGACCGTGAAGTGGGTGAACACGGTGCTACGGCACATCCCTTTGTGATTGCAATAAACGATGGTGCTCAAGCTTTCCCTTTCGCTATTAACGTACCAGAGAAAGGGGCAGCTGCAGCAAATCTCGCCGATGAAGTGGGTAAGCACGGTGCTGCTGCACATCCCTGTGTGGTTGCAATTGACGATGTTGCTACAGCTTTCCCCTTTGCTATTAACTTACGAGACAAAGGGGCAACTGCAGGAAATCTCGCCCGTGAAGTGGGTAAGCACGGTTCTACGGCACATCCCCCTACGGTTGGAATTGACGATGGTGCTACAGCCTTCCCTCTCGGAATAAAAATAGAAGAAGAAGGTTGCGCAGCATACCCTTTTGAGAGTGATACGAAAGATATGGATGCCCAAGCGTACTCTTTGGAGAGTGATACTTTACCATACCTTAGCGAGAACGAGGAAGAAGATGTTGATGACTCCGAGTGCCCTCTTGCGATTgagaaagaagaaattgatCCTTTACCATCCTCCCTGGTGATGGACGAAGACGGTCTAGCTGCTTCAGCATGTCCCTTTGTGACTGACGAAGAAAATTCTGATTTTTTAGTATGCCCCCTTGTGGTTGAGGAAGAAGATTCCAATAACTCAGCATGCTCCCCTGTACCTGGGGAAGAAGATTTGGAAGCCACAGAATGCCTTTCTGTTACTGAAAAAGAAGATCCTACCTCTTTCGCACGCTCCGCAAATGAGGTGAACAAACCCGATGCCCCACCATTCCCTTGTTTGATCGAAGAAGAAGATCTTGATTCTTTAGAATACAATCCTCTGATCGAAAAAGAAGGCCTCAGTGATTCCGTCTTCCCTCCAGAAATTCAAACTGATGACAAAGAAGGTGTAAcaagtgaacttgaaaatacCGTTGGTTATGAAGGTGCTGTAGAATTTCAATCTGAAAAGGAGGCAGTAGAAGAAGAACCTAAGACTTGCCAACTAGAGTACACGAAGGATGAACAAGACGATCTTGGAAACTATATGGACGACCAAAGTGATGCTGTAGACCTTTTTGACGGAGACGCTGGCGTACAAGAGTATGATGGTAATCAACTTACTGCTGCGGATATAGACGAAACTGGAAGTGGCTAAGACGAGGAGTCATCTGAAGCAACTCCTCTTGTGCAAGACTAA